The following DNA comes from Hahella chejuensis KCTC 2396.
CAGAGGGTTGGGTGATATTTATTCAATCGTTATAAAAAAACTATAGCACCGAGCAGAGCGAAGCTGTAGTTGGACCAAAGGGAGCGGGAAGAACCTAAGGCAAAAGAGGGATATCCGCCCGGAAGTGAATGCTGCAATATGGTGCGACGACAGTGACCGGCGTCGCCGCTAAGGTGCGCCGCCAGTTGTCGTTGCATCAGTTATCTTGATGTTTTTCAAATAAAAATAATGACTTCTCCACGATATTTGCTTATCGCCGGACGGGGTTTTTGATGCCTTAAGCATCTTTTTAAGATAGGAGAAATTTGATGTTTCCTGAAATAAGTACAAAAAAACTACTGCCAGGACTGGCTTGCCTGATGTTAGCGACAGGCTGCTCCAATAATAATGACTCCAATGATGGCGGCTCCAACGCCAATAAGTCTGCTGACGACTATCTGGTCGATCTGGCCCATCCCACCAAGGGCATCGGCGCCAGGGTGGCTGGAACAGAGAGTGAGCGTAAAGCGGAGGCCTATCTGTTGGCCGAGCTCAAGTCTCTGGGCTATGCGCCAAGTGCGCAAGCGTTTACCTACAAGGACCGAGATAACAATGAGTTTAACTCCAGCAATGTCATCTTTGAGAAGGCCGGGAGCAACGCTGATAAGGTGTTGGTTTTAGGCGCTCATTACGACACCGCTGGCGAAGATCTGGGTTCTACCGGCGCTACGGATAATGGTACAGGCGTGTCCACACTGTTGGATGTGGCCAAACGCATTAAAGATAAAACCTTACCCTACACCTTGCGCTTTGTGTTCTTCGGCGCAGAAGAAAAAGGTCTGCATGGCTCCAACTACTATGTGAGCCAGTTATCGGTGGATGATCTGAGCAAGATCGTCGGTATGGTCAACTACGACACAGTGGCCGGCGGCGATTACCTGTATGTGCATTCCGCTGACAGCGCTACGCCTTATGAATGTAGCGGAGACAACTCCTCCTACGCGGCTGGGGATACCGTACGCAAAGGGATGCTGAACGCATCCATCGCTCTGGACGGTGACAATGATTTCTTAATACATCCAAGCGTGGACGGCGGTTATCAGGCGGGAGAAACCGGCGACTGGTCCGATCATGTCGCATTCGCCTGTCGAGGCATCCCCATTGCTTACGTTGAAGCGACTAACTTCGATATTGATGGGAAATACGGGAAAGACGGCTATTCGCAGACCGTTAACCCACAGTTCTGGACTTGTTTCGACGAAGCGACCGTTGGCGCCTGCGACAAAGACGCTGAGGTGAAGTGGGGAGAAATCTGGCATACCGGCAGCGACCGTATCGACGCTATGGAGTCCGCTTTCCCCGGGAGAGTCAGCAGTCAGATGGAGCAAGCGGTCAAGGCGACCGTGGAGTTCGTCTCTTTTGCAGACTATTACCTGCCCTAAGTCTTACTCAAAGGCGGGCGCTTGCGTCCGCCTTGCTTGCATTATGTTCAGCCCTTTGCCTCCACTTCTCAGGACGGTTTGGCCAGACGGCGGATCTGCGGCGCCAGATCTTTTTGCGGAATGACGATTTCCACCAGTGCGGGACAGTCCACCAGGGACTCCACATCCAATAGAATTTTCTGCAGCTCGTCGATGGTCTGCGCCCGGTATCCCATGGCGCCGTAGGCTTTGGCGAGGGATTGATAATCCCATTGCGGCAGAACGTCGAAAGGCGCGAAGCGACCTTCCGGCGTGAACGCCTTGATGTCCACGAAGGCCTGCTCAATGGCGTAGACGCCATTGCTCATCACGAAAATAACGGCGTTAACACGATTGCGCGCCAGTGTGGACAATGACTGGCACATCATCATAAAGCCGCCGTCGCCGGCGACCACATAGGGACGTTTGCCGCTGGCCATGGCGACGCCGATGGCGCAGCCGGTTTCATGGCCGAGGGAACCCCAGATGGCGTCTGCGATAAAGCTGTTTTGAGGCAGGCCGTTGATATTGCTGGCGACATAAAGTGAAGAGCTTTCCCCCAGAATCAGTTCTATTTCCGACAGCAAGCGCTGCTTCTGGAAAAAGTGAGTGAGTTGATCGAAAAAGATGTTGTAGGTGAGTTGGGCGCCCAGTTCCGTATTCCAGCCGGCGCACTCCCCGTCGTCCAGATGGACTTTTATCAATGGGTGTGGAAATCCGTTTTTACTTTTGATATGCGCCGACAGGCCGTCGATGTAATCGGTCATGGCGACATTGCGGAAATACTCATAGCCCACGCGGACTTGTTCGTCGTTAACGAGAATAATGTTGGAAAAGTCGCTCTGCATCAGATCCAGGTAGTCATCTGTAAAAATTACGCCAAGCGCCAGAATACAATCGACATTCTTCATGTATTCCCGTGTGCCTGGACAAGACGCCGCGCCGGCGTAGGCGCCGATGAACTGTGGGTGACTTTCATCGAGGACGGATTTCGCCTCCAGAGTGGTGGTGAAGGGCAGACCGCTGGCTTCCACCATGCGCAGAGCCTGCTCCTGTAAGCCATAACGGGCGATCTCTATACCCAGCATGATCACGCCGCGCCTGGCGTTGATGAGTCTCTGCAGCGTCTCATCCACCACCGCCCGCAACGAAGCCCTGTCGCTAACGGGAGGCTGCGGTCGCAGCGGGTGCTCCGGCTGCCGACAGGGTTCGCCCCATACATTTCGCCAGGCTTCCAGATAAATGGGGCGGCGTTTGCTGATGGCGGCGGTGAGCGCGCGGTCAATCTGTAATGGCGCTTCGGCGGCGTTACTTAAAATCTCCGCTGCGACGGTGACCTGTTCAAAGACTTTTTTATCCGCACTCAGGTTTCCCGTTGAGTGATGAAATAGCACGCCTTTGTCGCGAATGATCAATCTGTCCTGGGCGGAAGGGCTGGCGCTGATCACCACCACAGGGTTGCGCTCCACATACGATCCCGCCACAGCGTTCAACACACTGAAGGTCCCGACGCCGTATTGGACGGATACTGCGCCAATGCCTGCGAATCGGGCGTAACCGTCGGCGGCGTAGCCGGCGCCGAGTTCATTGATGTCTCCCACGGCCTCCACCCCATCAAACTTTTCCAGCGCCTCCATGAATTCAGAGACATAGTCGCCGGGAACTTGAAACACTTTGCGGAGCCCAAGTTGGCGCAGGCGGGTGAGTAGATAGTCAGCGACGGTAAATGAGTTATCCTTCAACATTGTCAATTCCTTTGTATGCAAATTGAGTGACTTCATCCAACACTTTCTTGCAGTCATCGCAGGTGAGACAGTCGCAGCTTTCAGCGCAACCGTCCGGGGAGGGGACCGGCATCAGCGAGAACTGTTGTTCCGGGGGCAGCCAGGAGGGGCGCGACATTGCGAAAAAATCCTCCAGGGTCGACTCGGCGACGGTCAGCGCCCCTTCCACCCATCCCTGATCGTAAGAATAGGCTTCGCCGACAATATAAATCTGTTGATCTTCCACCGGATGGCGCATGCGGCGCATGATCTTGTCGAGCCGATAATTGGCTTTCCATTCATGCCAGCCGCCGCCATAGGGATCGTCGTCCCAGGCGTGATACACCGCGCTGTAAGGCTCCGGCAGCTCGACTTGGTCATGAACCTGGCGCACTTGTTGTTGCGCGGCGCGCACCATGTCTTCGCTGACCTGATAGCGGGTTCTGGGCACGATCCTGTCAGCGCTTATTTCCGTTTCCAGGCAGGACGGTTTATAGCCGATAAAAGGCAGGCCATCCTCAAGGCCTTTCCAGAACGGAACCGTGCCAATGTCGTTATAGGAGGCCATCAGCAGAGAGTTCAGAAATGGCTCGCCGCCGGGTTGTTCACATTCGGTTCCCATGTAGTAAATCTGTCGCACCGGCAGGTCCGTGACGGAGCGTCCCGCCACCAGTCCCAGGCTGCGCCACCAGGGCTTTTCATAGGCGAGGAACAGCTTGAAGGCGGATTGGATCAATACGGACGGCAGGTTCTCCTGTAACCAGGAATCATTGAAAAACTCAGACTGGATCAATTCCAGAGAACGACGCGGCATGGCCAGGATGATGCGTTTGGCTCGCACTATCGTTTCGCCGGATTGGTCTGTGGTTTTTCCGTCAACCGTGCGCGTATGTTGAAAGTGCAGACTGTAGGGGTAGTCTGCGTCGCCGGTATAGCGGATCTCCGCCAGACGGTGATTCATGTACAGCCGTTTGGCTCCGAGCAGATTGCCCGGAGCCTGAACGAACTGCTCGCAGAGCGTCAGCGGCAGCGATTGGAAACCGTGCTTCAGAGTGAGAAATTGGGTTTCGTCACTGTACTCTGTCGCCGGCAGTTGCGTTACCGCATTGGCGTTGGCCACATTGGCGTCGTAACCGCCTGCGTCCTTCATGAACATATAGCCTTCGTTGCTGAGCACCCGGTAAAGCAGATCCCAGAACCCGTATTTCCAGATCTCCTTGCCGAACACCTTCACCCGCATCTGATCGCACAACGATAAGTCTGCGAATCCCGGGTACAGATAGTTCATGATTTTTACTTGCAGATCTTCAGGTCCATAGCCACGTTCGGACCAGACCATGTTGTAGGGGATCTTGTCGGGATGGCTGCTGAAGTCCCGATAGCGGAAGCGCGCACCGCGCAGGAAGAAAAGGTTGTCTTTGGAGCCGACGGGCTCCGGTGCGCCCATGGGAAAGTCTTTGGTCGGCAACTGCAGGTATTTGACCAGATTGGCCACCAGGATATGGGCGTCGGGGATGTAGCGCATTCCGCCGACTTCAGCCACGACATTGGGAAGTCCGGGAAGCGTGATGCTATAAAGACGTCCTCCGATGCGGTCGCTGTATTCAAACAGTGCGATATCCTGTTGCGCGCCGCACTCCGTCTGCAAACGCCAGGCGCTGTACACGCCAGAAACCCCACCACCGACAATCGCGACATCCAAGGTCAATGCAGCGTTATCCATCAGCCCACTCCTTGTCAGCGAAGCGTTATTTATTCCGTTAGTCAGGTATTAAAAAACATAGGCATGGTTTAAAAAATAGCCAAATTGATTTTTGTAAGAGTGGGTTCGGGTTTGTTAAAGAAGTGTTGTAACTTCCTGTGAAAAATATATATTCGCTCGACATTCCCGGCCGTAAAAAAAGTTTCGCCTTTGGGCGCGCGCCGCAGGAATTCCGCCACAGGTAGTGAGAATAAATGACGAGTTTCCTGGCCAAGTCCCTGTTGTTTTCCATTGGCGCATCGGCCTTCGCTTTCGGCGAAGAAGCCAGTATTGAGCGTCTTCCTGACATGTTGGCGAAGATCCAGTATGTCGCCAAGCTGACCGAAGCCTGTCCAGATGATTATCAGTCGGAATATCGCAATTGGCGTAAGCTCAATCGCATCGACGCTATTGAGGCGGTCGTTAATGTTTTACTAGTGGATGATGCGCAGCTTCAGGTTCGCTTAACGGACATCGCCAGGGACGCGGGGGGAAAAGCCAAACTGCACCGCGCCGATTACTGCGTCCATTTGGAGCAAGTCCTCGCCAGTCCAGACTTTATGCCGGTATTGGCATTCCCTGAGCTGACGCAGAAGCTACTTGATGAGACCCCGCAGGAAGCCTTAACAAGCGAAATGGAGCGAGTCGCCGCACAGCCGCTGGACCCGGAGCTAATCAGGCAGGATATGGCGCAAGTAGAAACGGTGATGTTCAATCGCCGCCACCTGCGCATAGCAGGAAAGTCGGCGGTGGTGGATGCGCCCGAGCTGCTGTTTAAAAACGGCGATCTCTGCATGGATGCGAGTGCATTGGTATTTCGCGGTGGCGTTGCGAGGCATA
Coding sequences within:
- a CDS encoding alpha-keto acid decarboxylase family protein encodes the protein MLKDNSFTVADYLLTRLRQLGLRKVFQVPGDYVSEFMEALEKFDGVEAVGDINELGAGYAADGYARFAGIGAVSVQYGVGTFSVLNAVAGSYVERNPVVVISASPSAQDRLIIRDKGVLFHHSTGNLSADKKVFEQVTVAAEILSNAAEAPLQIDRALTAAISKRRPIYLEAWRNVWGEPCRQPEHPLRPQPPVSDRASLRAVVDETLQRLINARRGVIMLGIEIARYGLQEQALRMVEASGLPFTTTLEAKSVLDESHPQFIGAYAGAASCPGTREYMKNVDCILALGVIFTDDYLDLMQSDFSNIILVNDEQVRVGYEYFRNVAMTDYIDGLSAHIKSKNGFPHPLIKVHLDDGECAGWNTELGAQLTYNIFFDQLTHFFQKQRLLSEIELILGESSSLYVASNINGLPQNSFIADAIWGSLGHETGCAIGVAMASGKRPYVVAGDGGFMMMCQSLSTLARNRVNAVIFVMSNGVYAIEQAFVDIKAFTPEGRFAPFDVLPQWDYQSLAKAYGAMGYRAQTIDELQKILLDVESLVDCPALVEIVIPQKDLAPQIRRLAKPS
- a CDS encoding M28 family metallopeptidase, with amino-acid sequence MFPEISTKKLLPGLACLMLATGCSNNNDSNDGGSNANKSADDYLVDLAHPTKGIGARVAGTESERKAEAYLLAELKSLGYAPSAQAFTYKDRDNNEFNSSNVIFEKAGSNADKVLVLGAHYDTAGEDLGSTGATDNGTGVSTLLDVAKRIKDKTLPYTLRFVFFGAEEKGLHGSNYYVSQLSVDDLSKIVGMVNYDTVAGGDYLYVHSADSATPYECSGDNSSYAAGDTVRKGMLNASIALDGDNDFLIHPSVDGGYQAGETGDWSDHVAFACRGIPIAYVEATNFDIDGKYGKDGYSQTVNPQFWTCFDEATVGACDKDAEVKWGEIWHTGSDRIDAMESAFPGRVSSQMEQAVKATVEFVSFADYYLP
- a CDS encoding flavin monoamine oxidase family protein, producing the protein MDNAALTLDVAIVGGGVSGVYSAWRLQTECGAQQDIALFEYSDRIGGRLYSITLPGLPNVVAEVGGMRYIPDAHILVANLVKYLQLPTKDFPMGAPEPVGSKDNLFFLRGARFRYRDFSSHPDKIPYNMVWSERGYGPEDLQVKIMNYLYPGFADLSLCDQMRVKVFGKEIWKYGFWDLLYRVLSNEGYMFMKDAGGYDANVANANAVTQLPATEYSDETQFLTLKHGFQSLPLTLCEQFVQAPGNLLGAKRLYMNHRLAEIRYTGDADYPYSLHFQHTRTVDGKTTDQSGETIVRAKRIILAMPRRSLELIQSEFFNDSWLQENLPSVLIQSAFKLFLAYEKPWWRSLGLVAGRSVTDLPVRQIYYMGTECEQPGGEPFLNSLLMASYNDIGTVPFWKGLEDGLPFIGYKPSCLETEISADRIVPRTRYQVSEDMVRAAQQQVRQVHDQVELPEPYSAVYHAWDDDPYGGGWHEWKANYRLDKIMRRMRHPVEDQQIYIVGEAYSYDQGWVEGALTVAESTLEDFFAMSRPSWLPPEQQFSLMPVPSPDGCAESCDCLTCDDCKKVLDEVTQFAYKGIDNVEG